Proteins encoded together in one Onychomys torridus chromosome 1, mOncTor1.1, whole genome shotgun sequence window:
- the Gpr4 gene encoding G-protein coupled receptor 4 — protein MGNRTWEGCHVDSRVDHLFPPSLYIFVIGVGLPTNCLALWAAYRQVRQRNELGVYLMNLSIADLLYICTLPLWVDYFLHHDNWIHGPGSCKLFGFIFYSNIYISIAFLCCISVDRYLAVAHPLRFARLRRVKTAVAVSSVVWATELGANSAPLFHDELFRDRYNHTFCFEKFPMESWVAWMNLYRVFVGFLFPWALMLLCYRGILRAVQSSVSTERQEKVKIKRLALSLIAIVLVCFAPYHALLLSRSAVYLGRPWDCGFEERVFSAYHSSLAFTSLNCVADPILYCLVNEGARSDVAKALHNLLRFLASDKPQEMANASLTLETPLTSKRSTTSKASAAVWAVPPTAQGDQVPLKVLLPPAQ, from the coding sequence ATGGGCAACCGCACGTGGGAGGGCTGCCACGTGGACTCTCGAGTGGACCACCTCTTCCCGCCATCCCTCTACATCTTCGTCATCGGGGTGGGGCTGCCCACCAACTGCCTGGCCTTGTGGGCGGCCTATCGCCAGGTGCGCCAGCGCAATGAGCTGGGCGTCTACCTGATGAACCTGAGCATCGCCGACCTGCTGTACATCTGCACGCTGCCGCTGTGGGTCGACTACTTCCTCCACCACGACAACTGGATCCACGGCCCCGGCTCCTGCAAGCTCTTCGGCTTCATCTTCTACAGCAACATCTACATCAGCATCGCCTTCCTGTGCTGCATCTCCGTGGACCGCTACCTGGCCGTGGCCCATCCGCTGCGCTTCGCGCGCCTGCGCCGGGTCAAGACCGCGGTGGCTGTGAGCTCCGTGGTCTGGGCCACCGAGCTGGGCGCCAACTCGGCACCGCTCTTCCACGACGAGCTCTTTCGAGACCGCTACAACCACACCTTCTGCTTCGAGAAGTTCCCCATGGAGAGCTGGGTGGCCTGGATGAACCTGTACCGCGTCTTCGTGGGCTTCCTCTTCCCCTGGGCACTCATGCTGTTGTGCTACCGCGGCATCCTGCGGGCCGTGCAGAGCAGTGTGTCCACGGAGCGCCAGGAGAAGGTCAAGATCAAGCGTCTGGCCCTGAGCCTCATTGCCATAGTGTTGGTGTGCTTTGCACCCTACCATGCCCTCCTGCTGTCTCGGAGCGCCGTCTATCTGGGCCGGCCCTGGGACTGTGGCTTCGAGGAGCGAGTCTTCTCCGCCTACCACAGCTCCCTGGCTTTCACCAGCCTCAACTGCGTGGCCGACCCCATCCTCTACTGCCTGGTCAACGAGGGAGCCCGCAGTGACGTGGCCAAGGCTCTACACAACCTCCTGCGCTTCCTGGCCAGCGACAAGCCCCAGGAGATGGCCAACGCTTCCCTCACCCTGGAGACACCCTTGACCTCCAAGAGAAGCACCACCAGCAAGGCCTCCGCGGCTGTCTGGGCAGTGCCTCCGACCGCCCAAGGGGACCAGGTGCCGCTGAAGGTGCTGCTGCCGCCGGCACAGTGA
- the Opa3 gene encoding optic atrophy 3 protein — protein sequence MVVGAFPMAKLFYLGIRQVSKPLANRIKEAARRSEFFKTYICLPPAQLYHWVEMRTKMRIMGFRGTAIKPLNEEAAAELGAELLGEATIFIVGGGCLVLEYWRHQTQQRNKEEEQRAAWNALQDEVGRLALALETLQAQAQATPSLSALEELRAELQEMRAQVCNAHSAPKCQAASSKK from the exons ATGGTGGTGGGCGCGTTCCCCATGGCGAAGCTGTTCTACCTGGGCATCCGGCAGGTCAGCAAGCCGCTGGCCAACCGCATCAAGGAGGCCGCCCGCCGCAGCGAGTTCTTCAAGACCTACATCTGCCTGCCCCCAGCCCAGC TGTACCACTGGGTGGAGATGCGGACCAAGATGCGCATCATGGGCTTCCGGGGCACAGCCATCAAGCCGCTGAATGAGGAGGCAGCGGCAGAGCTGGGTGCTGAGCTGCTGGGCGAGGCCACCATCTTCATTGTGGGCGGAGGCTGCCTGGTCCTGGAGTACTGGCGCCACCAGACTCAGCAGCGTaacaaggaggaggagcagagggcagCCTGGAACGCGCTGCAGGACGAGGTGGGCCGCCTGGCGCTGGCCCTGGAGACACTACAGGCTCAAGCACAGGCCACGCCCTCTCTGAGTGCTCTGGAGGAGCTGCGTGCTGAGCTGCAGGAGATGCGTGCTCAAGTCTGCAACGCGCACTCGGCTCCCAAGTGCCAGGCAGCGTCTTCCAAGAAATAG